One region of Roseovarius faecimaris genomic DNA includes:
- a CDS encoding ABC transporter permease, translated as MADIAASHVNDQGQGLTRTRVLQIILAAALILTAAKPILPDFLIRLPEAWIPPFAQWLDVFFEFIKGDIETGRPGLVHVTRWFAEGPLDFMLGVTANLLEGKHRWPYFEDPIPWSAIAALAAVVGYYLGGWKLALLAGGTFLWTALMGQWKLTMQTLSVLAVAAPLGFIIGLVIGIAAWKWRAFDNAIKPALAVMQTLPFYTYLLPAVIFFKVGPTAGAIATTIYATPPMVLMTTIGLRKVSPEIVEAGKMSGCTRWQMLTRVFLPSARTEILVGVNQVIMLCLAMVVLTAFIGMPGLGGKLLAMMNSFKLGRSFEIGITIVLVAIMLDRLSKAWVVKQPEHFEKGTPWLIRYKYSVLAVVAFVGFFVAAQFVDILNEVGRKQSLSMGREIDAVIRGFLDLGWVKASTEFIRYILNVWVLIPFRDMLLFIPTPAFILFVVAFAYGVGGKRPAIFAAIFFSLVALSGWWDRSIITLYSVISAVFISMLIGIPVGIIATRHDVWAERILLACDTAQTFPSFIYLLPAIMLFGITDTTVVLSIVIFTTVPLTRYTIEGLRNVPVELTEAADMAGCSRWQKLTSVQLPLAMPTMAVGFNQALMFAFFMVIIAAFIGTQDLGQELQRTLAGTDLGKNFVLGINVSLMALTFDLAVISWANARKKALGL; from the coding sequence CTGACCCGCACCCGCGTGTTGCAGATCATACTGGCGGCGGCGCTCATTCTGACCGCGGCCAAGCCGATCCTGCCCGACTTCCTCATTCGCCTGCCCGAAGCCTGGATTCCACCCTTCGCGCAATGGCTCGACGTGTTCTTCGAATTCATCAAGGGCGATATCGAAACCGGCCGCCCCGGCCTGGTGCACGTCACGCGCTGGTTCGCCGAGGGGCCGCTCGATTTCATGCTGGGCGTGACTGCCAACCTTCTGGAAGGCAAACACCGCTGGCCTTATTTCGAAGACCCGATCCCGTGGTCGGCCATTGCCGCGCTCGCTGCGGTCGTCGGCTACTATCTCGGCGGCTGGAAACTGGCGCTTCTGGCTGGTGGGACGTTCCTTTGGACCGCGCTCATGGGCCAGTGGAAACTGACGATGCAGACGCTCTCGGTGCTGGCTGTCGCCGCCCCCCTGGGCTTCATCATCGGCCTTGTCATCGGTATTGCCGCGTGGAAATGGCGCGCCTTTGACAACGCGATCAAACCCGCCCTTGCGGTGATGCAGACGCTGCCCTTCTACACCTACCTTCTGCCTGCCGTGATCTTCTTCAAAGTGGGGCCCACCGCGGGCGCCATCGCCACCACGATCTATGCCACCCCGCCCATGGTCCTTATGACCACGATCGGCCTCAGAAAGGTCTCGCCCGAGATCGTCGAAGCGGGCAAGATGTCCGGCTGCACGCGCTGGCAGATGCTGACCCGCGTTTTCCTGCCCTCGGCCCGCACCGAGATCCTTGTTGGTGTGAACCAGGTGATCATGCTCTGCCTGGCCATGGTCGTTCTGACCGCCTTCATCGGCATGCCCGGCCTGGGCGGCAAGCTCCTGGCGATGATGAACAGCTTCAAGCTGGGCCGCTCCTTCGAGATCGGGATCACCATCGTTCTGGTGGCGATCATGCTCGACCGGCTGTCAAAGGCCTGGGTGGTCAAACAGCCCGAGCATTTCGAAAAAGGCACCCCCTGGCTCATCCGCTACAAATATTCGGTTCTGGCGGTTGTCGCCTTTGTTGGGTTTTTCGTGGCGGCCCAGTTCGTCGATATCCTCAACGAAGTCGGCCGCAAGCAATCGCTCTCCATGGGGCGCGAGATCGACGCTGTGATCCGCGGTTTCCTCGATCTGGGCTGGGTCAAGGCCTCGACCGAATTCATCCGCTACATCCTGAACGTCTGGGTGCTGATCCCGTTCCGTGACATGCTGCTCTTTATCCCGACCCCGGCCTTTATCCTCTTCGTGGTGGCCTTTGCCTACGGGGTGGGCGGCAAGCGCCCGGCGATCTTTGCAGCGATCTTCTTCTCGCTGGTGGCCCTGTCGGGCTGGTGGGACCGCTCGATCATCACCCTCTATTCGGTGATCTCGGCGGTGTTCATCTCGATGCTCATCGGCATTCCCGTCGGCATCATCGCCACGCGCCACGATGTCTGGGCGGAGCGCATCCTGCTCGCTTGCGACACCGCGCAGACCTTTCCCAGCTTCATCTACCTTCTGCCCGCGATCATGCTCTTCGGGATCACCGACACCACCGTTGTGCTGTCCATCGTGATCTTCACCACCGTGCCGCTGACCCGTTACACGATCGAGGGCTTGCGCAACGTGCCGGTGGAACTGACCGAGGCGGCGGACATGGCGGGATGTTCCCGCTGGCAAAAGCTCACTTCGGTGCAGCTTCCGCTCGCCATGCCGACGATGGCCGTGGGGTTCAACCAGGCGCTGATGTTCGCCTTCTTCATGGTCATCATCGCCGCCTTCATCGGCACGCAGGATCTGGGCCAGGAATTGCAGCGCACGCTTGCCGGCACCGACCTGGGTAAAAACTTCGTTCTGGGTATCAACGTCTCGCTGATGGCGCTGACCTTTGACCTCGCTGTCATCAGCTGGGCCAATGCCCGCAAGAAAGCACTGGGGCTCTGA
- a CDS encoding cupin domain-containing protein, with amino-acid sequence MGKLADFRTVGNFDPKHFELMEMEGLPGEKVYWRNISYDRETGQGSYLMIMEPGTRCNPHRHNGPEEFYVIEGDLVDCDGFAYGAGDFVSLAGGSEHFSISHTGCKLVVTHRGPVDDMSLEELEASS; translated from the coding sequence ATGGGAAAACTGGCTGACTTCCGCACCGTGGGGAACTTCGACCCCAAGCATTTCGAACTGATGGAAATGGAGGGCCTGCCCGGCGAAAAGGTGTACTGGCGCAATATCTCCTATGATCGCGAGACGGGGCAGGGCAGTTATCTGATGATCATGGAGCCCGGCACGCGCTGCAACCCGCACCGCCATAACGGCCCGGAAGAATTCTATGTGATCGAGGGCGATCTGGTGGATTGCGACGGCTTTGCCTATGGCGCGGGGGATTTCGTGTCGCTTGCCGGAGGGTCCGAGCATTTCAGCATTTCGCACACGGGCTGCAAGCTGGTGGTCACCCATCGCGGCCCGGTCGACGACATGAGCCTGGAAGAGCTTGAGGCCTCGTCATGA